From the Candidatus Nanopelagicales bacterium genome, the window TGGCCATAGCGGTCATTGATCGGCTTGAAGTCGTCGAGGTCGCAGTACAGGACCGCCCGGGATGTGCCGCGCCGCGGGCTCCTGGCCAGGCCCTCCTGCATCTGTTCGAGCACAGCGCGACGATTCCACAGGTTCGTCAGGGAGTCCTTGTGGGCGAGCACGGCCAGCGACTCCTGAGCCGAGCGCGTTTGCGTGACATCCAGGAACTGCGCGACGAAACTTGTGTCCTGCCCCGTCTCGTCCTTGACCGCGGCAAGGGCGTTCTGCACCCAGACGGTGGCCCCGTCAGCGTCCACGAGGCGCTTGTCCCTGGTGACCGACTCGACACTGCCGCTGTGCAGGAGATTCCACATCTCCAGGTCCACGCAACGATCGCCCTCATGAGTCAAAGATGTGATGCTGGTGCCGAGCAACGCCTCCTCGTCGCGACGCAACATCCGGCACAGCGCACTGTTGACCTGCAGGAACGTGCCACCACGGGTGATCAGCGCCATCCCGATCGGTGTCGCCCGCATCGCCGCCCGGAACCGCTCCTCACTGTTCTGAAGTTCTATCTGAGCCCGCACCTCGGCATCCACATCGCGAAGGCGCACGACGCGCACGAGCCGTCCCGTGGAATCCCACACCGAACTCGCGGTGGCATGCACCCACAGCCACTGCCCATCGCGCCGGCGCACCCGGAACTTCCCGGTCGCGTCCGTACCCTCCTCTGCGCTGCGATCGAGCGCCGCGCCGATTACCGCCTGGTCGTCCTGCGACACGAAGTCGCCGATGGTGTGCCCGACCGCTTCGCCGCGGTCCCAACCGAACGTCGCCGCCACGGACGGGGACGCCCACTCGATCACACCTGACCCGTCCACCTGCAGCACCACGTCGGAGGTGAACTCGGCCAGCATGCGGTAGTGCTCGCGGGAGTCCGCGAGTTCCTCCCGATTGCGCACCAGTTCGGTGATGTCCACGATCTGCGCGATCAAGTAGATGACCCGGCCGTCGTCATCGCGCACACCTGCCACCGAGAGATCCCCCCATACGACGTGCCCATCGGGCCGGACGAAGCGCTTCGAGAGGCGGTAGGAGTCCCGCGCCCCGGCGAGGATGTCGGACACCAGAGACATGTCCACGCCGAGATCGTGGGGGTGTGTGAGAGCCTGCCACTTCGTGCGCAGCAGCGTGTCTTCATCGCGGCCCAGGAACGCGCACATCGCCGGGTTCACGCGCAGCAGCTCACCCTCCGGACTGGCCAGGTTCATGGCCACCGGGGCATGGTTCATGACCAGTTGGAGACTCTGGTCGCGGAAAGGGTCGAATCTGTCCGTCACCGCCGCCCGCTGTTCAGGTACACGCACGCCACCCCGCATGGCCTGCCCGAAGTGGGTGTCCATAGACAGTGTTTCGGCATCTACTGCGAAATCTTGATCATTGTGGACTATGTCCAATTCTGGACAATGTCCACATCTCGGGTTAGGGTCGCGTCATGCGTCAGGACTTCGGGAGCGTGCTGCGCGGCAGCGGCTTGCAGGTCACCGCACAGCGGCTCGCGGTCTTCCGTGCCGTCAGCGACACCCCGCACATCACCGCCGACGGTGTGACCGAGGCAGTTCGCAGCGAACTCGGCACCATCTCCCGGCAGTCCGTGTACGACGCGCTCGGTGTCCTCGTCGACAAGGGGATCATCCGGCGCATCCAACCCGCCGGCTCCCCCGCCCGCTACGAGGGCCGCGTCGGGGACAACCACCACCACCTCATCTGCCGCTCCTGTGAGCGGCTCGTCGACATCGACTGCGCTGTGGGCGAGATGCCCTGCCTGCACCCCGCCGACGACCACGGATTCACCCTCGACGAAGCCGAAGTCATCTACTGGGGCACCTGCCCCGCCTGCACGACACAACCCGTTTGACCGCCATACCCAACCACAGGAGGAACACGTTGTCTGAAGATGTTGCAAGCACAGGTCAGTGCCCGGTCGTCCACCACCGCCCCGTCTCCAACCGGGACTGGTGGCCGGAATCCCTCGACCTGTCGGTCCTCACCCAGAACTCCCCCATGCTGGATCCCATGGGCGAGTCCTTCGACTACTCCGCCGAGTTCAAAACCCTCGATCTTGCCGCCGTCAAGCAGGACATCCTGGAGGTCATGACCACCTCGCAGGACTGGTGGCCGGCGGACTACGGACACTACGGCCCTCTGTTCATCCGTATGGCGTGGCACAGCGCGGGGACCTACCGCATCAGCGACGGCCGCGGTGGCGCAGGCAACGGTGACCAGCGGTTCGCGCCGCTGAACAGTTGGCCCGACAACACCAACCTCGACAAGGCCCGCCGGCTGCTGTGGCCGGTGAAGAAGAAGTACGGCAAGAAGCTCTCCTGGGCAGACCTCATGGTCCTGGCGGGCAACGTGGCACTGGAGTCCATGGGCTTCGAGACGTTCGGCTTCGGCGGCGGACGCGAGGACGTGTGGGAGCCGACCCAGGTCAACTGGGGCAACGAGGACACCTGGCTGGGCGACGAGCGCTACAGCGGTGACCGCGAATTGGCGAACCCATTGGCGGCGGTCCAGATGGGCCTCATCTACGTCAACCCTGAGGGCCCCAACGGCGAGCCCAGCGCATTGGCGGCCGCCCGCGATATCCGGGAGACGTTCGCCAGAATGGCGATGAACGACGAAGAGACCGTCGCGCTGATCGCCGGCGGCCACACGTTCGGCAAGACGCACGGTGCCGCCGTCCCCGAGGGCCACATCGGCCCGGAGCCGGAGGCGGCGCCACTGCAGGAGATGGGTCTGGGCTGGCAGAACAGCTACGGCACCGGATCCGGAGACGACACGATCACCAGTGGCCTGGAGGGAGCGTGGACCCCGACCCCGATCGCATGGGACAACAGCTACTTCGAGACGCTGTTCGCCTACGACTGGGACCTGACCAAGAGCCCGGCCGGCGCCTGGCAGTGGGTCCCCACCGACCCGGCGGCCAGCACCACGGTGCCGGACCCGCACGACCCGTCGAAGACCCACGCCCCGGTGATGCTGACCACCGACTTGGCGCTGCGGATGGACCCGATTTACGAGCCCATCTCCCGGCGGTTCCTGGAGAACCCCGACGAGTTCGCCACAGCGTTCGCGAAGGCGTGGTTCAAGCTCACACACCGCGACATGGGTCCCGTTTCCCGCTATCTCGGCCCTGAGGTTCCCGCGGAGCAACTGATCTGGCAGGACCCGGTCCCACCCGTGACCGGTGAGTTGATCGACGACGCGGACATCGCGGCCCTCAAGCAGAAGGTGCTCGCCACCGGCCTGACCGTGTCGCAGTTGGTGTCGACCGCGTGGGCCTCGGCATCGACCTTCCGTTCCTCGGACAAGCGCGGTGGCGCCAACGGCGCCCGGGTGCGTCTTGCGCCGCAGAACGACTGGGAGGTCAACAACCCGGCGGAGTTGGCGAAGGTGCTCGGGACCCTGGAGGGCATCGCGCAGGAGTTCAACGCGGGCTCCAAGCAGGTGTCGATGGCCGACCTGATCGTCCTGGCCGGCTGCGCCGGTGTGGAGCAGGCCGCCAAGGCGGCGGGCTTGGAGATCACCGTCCCATTCACCCCGGGTCGCACCGACGCAAGTGCGGAGATGACCGACGTGGAGTCGTTCGCGGTGCTCGAGCCCAAGGCCGACGGTTTCCGCAACTACCTCGCGAAGGGCAACACCCTTCCAGCGGAGACCCTGCTGGTCGACAAGGCGAACCTGCTTTCGCTGACCGCGCCGGAGATGACCGTGCTGCTCGGTGGCATGCGCGTCCTCGGCACGAACCACGACGGCTCGGATCTCGGCGTGCTCACCGGACAGGTCGGCGCGTTGACGAACGACTACTTCGTCAACCTGCTGGATATGGGGACGACCTGGCAGCCCACCTCGGACACCGACGAGATCTTCGAGGGCCGCGACCGGGAGACCGGCGAACTCAAGTGGACCGCGAGCCGGGTGGACCTGGTGTTCGGATCGAACTCCATCCTGCGCTCGCTGGCAGAGGTCTACGCCAGCGACGACGCCAAGGAGAAGTTCGTTGCGGACTTCGTGGCGGCGTGGGACAAGGTCATGATGCTGGACCGCTTCGACCTGGCCTGAGCCGACACACGACTGCGGCGCACTCCTGACCGGGGTGCGCCGCAGTCGTGTTTGTCTACCTCGCAACCGACGCAGCGAGGTCCACGAGGCTTTCCTGCAGATGCGTGCACAAGCGGTCGGGATCCGGGATGAGTGTCGCGTCGGCCAGGATCCCCACCCGAACACCCCCGGCGTAGGAGAACATCGAGACCCCCAGCCCCACGTCGGACGCCCCCGGCACCCAGCCGATGATGCCCGCTACCGGAGTGCCGGCCAGGTGGACCGTGCTGCGTGGGCCGGGGACGTTGCTCACCGTTGCCACCACCTTGCCGCTGAAGACCCGGGTGGACAGATCCTCCACGGGGCCGGGGAGAAGACCGATGGCCACCAGCGTCAGGTAGGCGACCACTGCCTCCGGGGAGCCTTTGAGTTCCTCCACGATCGCGTGCATACGGTTCAAGCGGACGTCCGCAGGCATCTCGCCGGTCGGCAGCGACACGATGAACTCCCCGAACACATTGCCGAGATCCGCGGTCAGTGGTTGGTCAAGGGGACGCAGATTCACGGGCACCATGACCCGCACCGCGTCCAGCGGGGTGCCCTC encodes:
- a CDS encoding PAS domain S-box protein; translation: MDTHFGQAMRGGVRVPEQRAAVTDRFDPFRDQSLQLVMNHAPVAMNLASPEGELLRVNPAMCAFLGRDEDTLLRTKWQALTHPHDLGVDMSLVSDILAGARDSYRLSKRFVRPDGHVVWGDLSVAGVRDDDGRVIYLIAQIVDITELVRNREELADSREHYRMLAEFTSDVVLQVDGSGVIEWASPSVAATFGWDRGEAVGHTIGDFVSQDDQAVIGAALDRSAEEGTDATGKFRVRRRDGQWLWVHATASSVWDSTGRLVRVVRLRDVDAEVRAQIELQNSEERFRAAMRATPIGMALITRGGTFLQVNSALCRMLRRDEEALLGTSITSLTHEGDRCVDLEMWNLLHSGSVESVTRDKRLVDADGATVWVQNALAAVKDETGQDTSFVAQFLDVTQTRSAQESLAVLAHKDSLTNLWNRRAVLEQMQEGLARSPRRGTSRAVLYCDLDDFKPINDRYGHAMGDALLVEVARRIECCAPDDAVVGRIGGDEFLVFLQSCYWRGSRHRGRAVRARRGQAADITSMVSSCASP
- a CDS encoding Fur family transcriptional regulator — encoded protein: MRQDFGSVLRGSGLQVTAQRLAVFRAVSDTPHITADGVTEAVRSELGTISRQSVYDALGVLVDKGIIRRIQPAGSPARYEGRVGDNHHHLICRSCERLVDIDCAVGEMPCLHPADDHGFTLDEAEVIYWGTCPACTTQPV
- the katG gene encoding catalase/peroxidase HPI; its protein translation is MSEDVASTGQCPVVHHRPVSNRDWWPESLDLSVLTQNSPMLDPMGESFDYSAEFKTLDLAAVKQDILEVMTTSQDWWPADYGHYGPLFIRMAWHSAGTYRISDGRGGAGNGDQRFAPLNSWPDNTNLDKARRLLWPVKKKYGKKLSWADLMVLAGNVALESMGFETFGFGGGREDVWEPTQVNWGNEDTWLGDERYSGDRELANPLAAVQMGLIYVNPEGPNGEPSALAAARDIRETFARMAMNDEETVALIAGGHTFGKTHGAAVPEGHIGPEPEAAPLQEMGLGWQNSYGTGSGDDTITSGLEGAWTPTPIAWDNSYFETLFAYDWDLTKSPAGAWQWVPTDPAASTTVPDPHDPSKTHAPVMLTTDLALRMDPIYEPISRRFLENPDEFATAFAKAWFKLTHRDMGPVSRYLGPEVPAEQLIWQDPVPPVTGELIDDADIAALKQKVLATGLTVSQLVSTAWASASTFRSSDKRGGANGARVRLAPQNDWEVNNPAELAKVLGTLEGIAQEFNAGSKQVSMADLIVLAGCAGVEQAAKAAGLEITVPFTPGRTDASAEMTDVESFAVLEPKADGFRNYLAKGNTLPAETLLVDKANLLSLTAPEMTVLLGGMRVLGTNHDGSDLGVLTGQVGALTNDYFVNLLDMGTTWQPTSDTDEIFEGRDRETGELKWTASRVDLVFGSNSILRSLAEVYASDDAKEKFVADFVAAWDKVMMLDRFDLA